The Arthrobacter sp. NicSoilC5 genome has a window encoding:
- a CDS encoding glycosidase produces MAKSTAENTYLRLKTVLDVLTEGVWSGDALNAGQVLAEATARVPFNDHEAELLSGGIPRGHKTLTSATAKLVKAGWLIKGRTGWTITEDGMRATVAFPDADSFAAALDAGTPVPADTPVPTAPAGFVRPVSAAAATLEVPAKTEAPKKTAKKAPAKKAASVVGKAAKAIEDAVEPVVAAVRKGKTPAKDKAAAAPAADVAAEPLEGPDVETLPQPEAVALAGDFNTILGAPENWAPQYDEAQMEFDFLDQLWKKSAELPAGFYTFKIALNRSWTENYGAFGTFDGPNHELHHAGGTVTIRYNHATRDITIN; encoded by the coding sequence ATGGCCAAGTCCACCGCAGAAAACACCTACCTTCGACTCAAGACCGTCCTGGATGTCCTGACCGAAGGCGTGTGGTCCGGCGATGCACTGAATGCGGGCCAGGTCCTGGCGGAGGCAACCGCCCGCGTGCCCTTCAACGACCATGAGGCCGAACTCCTCAGCGGCGGCATCCCGCGCGGCCACAAGACCCTCACCTCGGCCACCGCCAAGCTCGTGAAGGCCGGCTGGCTGATCAAGGGCCGCACCGGCTGGACCATCACCGAGGACGGCATGCGCGCCACGGTCGCCTTCCCGGACGCTGACTCCTTCGCGGCCGCGCTCGACGCCGGCACTCCCGTCCCTGCCGACACGCCGGTCCCCACGGCTCCCGCAGGCTTTGTCCGCCCCGTCTCCGCCGCCGCGGCCACACTTGAGGTTCCGGCCAAGACGGAAGCCCCGAAGAAAACCGCCAAGAAGGCCCCGGCCAAGAAGGCAGCCTCCGTTGTGGGCAAGGCAGCCAAGGCGATCGAAGACGCCGTCGAGCCCGTGGTGGCAGCCGTCCGCAAGGGCAAGACGCCCGCGAAGGACAAGGCCGCTGCTGCACCTGCTGCCGATGTTGCTGCCGAACCGCTGGAGGGTCCGGACGTCGAAACCCTGCCGCAGCCCGAAGCCGTGGCCCTGGCCGGCGACTTCAACACCATCCTGGGTGCACCCGAGAACTGGGCGCCGCAGTATGACGAGGCACAGATGGAGTTCGACTTCCTGGACCAGCTGTGGAAGAAGAGCGCCGAGCTTCCCGCCGGCTTCTACACGTTCAAGATCGCCCTCAACCGCTCGTGGACTGAGAACTACGGCGCGTTCGGCACCTTCGATGGCCCCAACCACGAGCTGCACCACGCCGGCGGCACCGTGACCATCCGTTACAACCACGCCACCCGCGACATCACCATCAACTAG
- a CDS encoding GntR family transcriptional regulator, with amino-acid sequence MPTDKRETAPRLSVRDQTLETLRRRIISLQLPPGEPLSENELAQELGVSRTPVRESLILLREEGLVQVFPQIGSFVSLVDLGRVSEAQFVREAIECASLRDLAVDGSGIAGLREILKAQSDADAHGDVEEFFRLDEDFHRELLRLAGHESAWTAVNSAKAHLDRARRMSLLDTRPVSTLIEQHTAVVDALEANNLSGADSSLRLHLRAVFEDVQRIQEATPELFSDGTARRPSRRSVARLV; translated from the coding sequence ATGCCAACGGACAAAAGAGAGACTGCCCCCCGACTCTCGGTGCGGGACCAAACCCTGGAAACGCTTCGCCGCCGGATCATCTCCCTGCAACTGCCCCCGGGTGAACCGCTGTCCGAGAATGAACTGGCCCAGGAGTTGGGCGTCAGCCGGACGCCGGTGCGCGAGAGCCTGATACTGCTCCGCGAGGAGGGCCTGGTGCAGGTCTTCCCGCAGATCGGCTCGTTCGTGTCGCTGGTGGACCTGGGGCGGGTTTCCGAAGCCCAGTTTGTCCGCGAGGCTATCGAATGTGCCTCCCTGCGGGATCTGGCGGTGGACGGCTCGGGCATCGCCGGACTGCGGGAAATCCTCAAGGCGCAGTCCGATGCGGACGCCCACGGCGACGTGGAGGAATTTTTCCGACTGGACGAGGATTTCCACCGGGAGCTGCTGCGGCTGGCAGGCCACGAGTCCGCGTGGACCGCCGTCAACTCAGCGAAGGCACACCTGGACCGGGCCCGCCGAATGAGTCTTTTGGATACCCGGCCGGTGTCCACCCTGATCGAGCAGCACACTGCCGTGGTGGACGCGCTTGAAGCCAACAACCTCTCCGGCGCAGACAGCAGCCTGCGCCTGCACTTGCGCGCCGTCTTCGAGGATGTCCAGCGAATCCAGGAGGCAACGCCGGAACTGTTCTCCGACGGCACTGCCCGGCGTCCGTCCCGGCGGAGCGTGGCGCGCCTCGTGTAG
- a CDS encoding acylphosphatase, giving the protein MGRHADSAHDSARGGSAQNAVRLDARVFGMVQGVGFRYWTMGTAEELGLSGEVSNLDDGSVSVIAEGAEPQVRKLLDWLKSDRTPGRVERVESGFSAAQGTFGGFRAH; this is encoded by the coding sequence ATGGGCAGGCACGCAGACTCAGCGCACGATTCGGCGCGGGGCGGTTCGGCCCAGAACGCTGTCCGCCTGGACGCCCGGGTGTTTGGGATGGTCCAGGGTGTGGGCTTCCGCTACTGGACCATGGGCACCGCGGAGGAACTTGGATTGTCCGGCGAGGTGAGCAACCTCGACGACGGGTCGGTGTCGGTAATTGCCGAAGGCGCCGAACCGCAGGTCCGGAAACTGCTGGACTGGCTCAAGTCGGACCGGACCCCTGGGCGGGTGGAGCGGGTTGAGTCCGGCTTTTCAGCTGCCCAGGGGACCTTCGGCGGATTCCGGGCGCACTGA
- a CDS encoding TM0106 family RecB-like putative nuclease, which yields MFLLDAAGKDAGPGTPPDLVFSASDLVAASECEYRMLRILDEKLGRTAKAEFPADEMQKRAGELGDQHERTVLASLVAKYGEWDASRGAGVYSLDRGQNLRGELQAKHAETELALRSGADVVFQATFFDGEFLGYADFLVNEAAGTGNPGRYEVWDTKLARHAKVGALLQLAAYGDQLLGMGLEPSPVVTLVLGTRVGDDWLRSSHSLPDLLPVFRERRRRFRHLTASHRAGDGAVEWQQPGVVHCGRCDYCAEQVQLHRDLLMVAGMSVVQRRKLHGAGITTIDELAAMPAGEARNSVARLRAQARMQLGLDPTAGSRTFTKDGQPHTVSFSVLPDHTIGSLPAPSAGDIFFDFEGDPLWQDPATGAWGIEYLFGVIEAPVAGAPGDPVFRPFWAHSRSGERRAFLDFLDYVEERRAMYPDMHVYHYAAYEKTALRNLSLAHQAGEDTVDDWLRQGLLVDLYATVGHSIRVSEASYSIKKLEPLYMGDNLRSGEVKDAGASVVAYAAYCAARDDGRQDDADAILASISDYNQYDCLSTLRLRDWLLQLGQQAGVPGEPSQDALGAMDAAGGQATLAGQVLSAAGEGAAGDGSAHAGESPEETRLREYLAGLPDNRPWTDDERAIAMVAAATGYHRRERKQFWWQHFDRVEAPLDNWSDQRNVFVVSSAEVVSDWALAKPRERMRTRVLKLRGTMTEGSDFRPDSSWCRLYDAPGPDGMTDPPAASGARAFTFGTRISELEAAPDSPEHLITIAERETGKVRAYPHLPVALTEDQPLATASIEAAIAAIAQAVGSSVPSLPAQPGLDILRKLPPRFRSRQGPAGVLPGEDGTADYARAITVSLQDLDHSYLAVQGPPGTGKTFVGAHVIGRLVAQGWKIGVVAQSHNVVENLLCRAIETGGVDPQVVGKKLAAPHQVPWSHTSEGDVARLLASPGGCLIGGTAWTVTGKEVPAGSLDLLVIDEAGQFSLANTLAVSVAATRLLLLGDPQQLPQVTQGTHPEPVDESALGWLAAGHATLPSSLGYFLADTWRMHPHLCRAVSNLSYEGKLRSAAAAALRELEQLAPGVETVLVNHAGNTTASREEAAEVVRQARRHLGLKWTPGPDAESRPLEQQDLLVVAAYNAQVHLIRKHLAEAGLPEVRVGTVDKFQGQEAPVVLVSMACSAVAEAPRGAEFLLNRNRINVSVSRGQWRAVIIRSPELTSYMPHKPAALEELGAFIGLSPRE from the coding sequence GTGTTTCTGCTCGACGCTGCCGGCAAGGATGCCGGACCCGGCACACCGCCGGACCTGGTCTTTTCGGCCAGCGACCTGGTGGCAGCCAGCGAGTGTGAGTACCGCATGCTCCGCATCCTGGACGAAAAGCTAGGCCGCACCGCCAAGGCGGAGTTTCCCGCTGACGAGATGCAGAAACGCGCCGGCGAGTTGGGCGACCAGCATGAGCGGACCGTGCTTGCCAGCCTGGTGGCCAAGTACGGCGAATGGGACGCCAGCCGCGGCGCAGGGGTCTATTCCCTTGACCGCGGCCAGAACCTGCGCGGCGAACTGCAGGCCAAGCACGCCGAAACCGAACTCGCCCTCCGTTCCGGGGCAGACGTGGTTTTCCAGGCCACCTTTTTCGACGGCGAATTCCTGGGCTACGCCGACTTCCTGGTCAACGAGGCCGCCGGGACCGGCAACCCCGGCCGCTACGAGGTGTGGGACACCAAACTTGCCCGGCATGCAAAAGTGGGGGCGCTGCTGCAGCTTGCCGCCTACGGCGACCAACTCCTGGGGATGGGCCTGGAGCCCTCACCGGTTGTCACGCTGGTACTCGGAACGCGGGTGGGCGATGACTGGCTCAGGAGCAGCCATTCCCTGCCGGATCTCCTGCCCGTCTTCCGGGAACGACGCCGGCGCTTCCGCCACCTCACAGCCAGCCACCGCGCCGGTGACGGCGCAGTGGAGTGGCAACAGCCCGGCGTCGTCCACTGCGGGCGCTGCGACTACTGCGCGGAGCAGGTGCAGCTTCACCGGGATCTCCTGATGGTGGCTGGCATGTCCGTGGTCCAGCGGCGGAAGCTGCACGGGGCCGGCATCACCACCATCGACGAGTTGGCAGCCATGCCTGCCGGCGAGGCCAGGAACTCGGTGGCCAGGCTCCGCGCCCAGGCGCGGATGCAGCTTGGCCTGGACCCGACTGCAGGTTCCCGGACGTTCACCAAGGATGGACAGCCGCATACAGTGTCGTTCAGCGTCCTTCCCGACCATACGATCGGCTCGCTTCCTGCCCCCAGTGCCGGCGACATCTTCTTTGACTTCGAGGGCGATCCGCTCTGGCAGGATCCCGCCACCGGCGCCTGGGGCATCGAATACCTGTTTGGTGTCATAGAGGCCCCGGTGGCGGGCGCCCCCGGGGATCCGGTGTTCCGGCCGTTCTGGGCCCATTCCCGCTCCGGCGAGCGCCGTGCCTTCCTCGACTTCCTGGATTACGTCGAGGAACGCCGCGCCATGTACCCGGACATGCACGTCTACCATTACGCCGCCTACGAAAAAACGGCGCTGCGGAACCTGTCCCTGGCGCACCAGGCCGGTGAGGACACAGTAGACGACTGGCTCCGGCAGGGGCTGCTGGTGGACCTGTACGCCACGGTCGGGCACTCCATCCGGGTCTCGGAAGCGTCCTATTCCATCAAGAAGCTGGAACCGCTTTACATGGGGGACAACCTACGGTCCGGGGAAGTCAAGGACGCCGGGGCCTCTGTGGTTGCCTACGCCGCCTACTGCGCCGCCCGTGATGACGGGCGGCAGGACGATGCCGACGCCATCCTGGCCTCGATCTCGGACTACAACCAGTACGACTGCCTCTCCACCCTCCGGCTCCGGGACTGGTTGCTTCAGCTGGGCCAACAAGCCGGTGTCCCCGGAGAGCCAAGCCAGGACGCACTGGGAGCGATGGATGCTGCGGGCGGACAGGCCACTCTGGCCGGGCAGGTCCTGTCAGCGGCCGGCGAGGGAGCTGCCGGTGACGGTTCAGCCCACGCCGGTGAGTCGCCTGAGGAAACCAGGCTGCGGGAGTACCTTGCAGGCTTGCCGGACAACCGTCCGTGGACCGACGACGAGCGCGCCATCGCCATGGTTGCCGCCGCCACCGGATACCACCGCCGCGAGCGCAAGCAGTTCTGGTGGCAGCATTTCGACCGGGTCGAGGCACCGCTGGACAACTGGTCCGACCAACGGAATGTCTTCGTTGTGTCCTCGGCGGAAGTTGTGTCGGACTGGGCCCTGGCAAAGCCCCGGGAACGGATGCGCACGCGGGTCCTGAAGCTCCGCGGAACCATGACCGAGGGCTCAGATTTCCGCCCCGACTCCAGCTGGTGCCGCCTGTATGACGCGCCTGGACCCGATGGCATGACCGATCCGCCGGCCGCGTCCGGTGCGAGGGCATTCACGTTCGGGACCAGGATCAGTGAGCTGGAAGCGGCGCCGGACAGCCCGGAACACCTGATCACCATTGCGGAGCGGGAGACCGGAAAGGTCCGCGCCTACCCGCACCTGCCGGTGGCCCTCACCGAGGACCAGCCCCTCGCGACCGCCAGTATTGAAGCCGCCATCGCGGCGATAGCGCAGGCTGTTGGCTCTTCCGTGCCGTCCCTCCCCGCGCAGCCGGGCCTGGACATCCTGCGGAAGCTGCCGCCGCGGTTCCGCTCCCGGCAAGGACCAGCCGGAGTGCTGCCTGGTGAAGACGGCACCGCTGACTATGCACGGGCGATCACCGTGTCACTGCAGGACCTGGACCATTCCTATCTGGCCGTCCAGGGGCCGCCGGGGACAGGCAAGACGTTCGTGGGTGCCCATGTGATCGGCAGGCTGGTGGCCCAGGGATGGAAAATCGGTGTGGTGGCCCAGTCGCACAACGTGGTGGAAAACCTGCTGTGCCGGGCCATTGAAACCGGTGGAGTGGATCCGCAGGTGGTGGGCAAGAAACTGGCCGCTCCACACCAGGTTCCCTGGAGCCATACGTCAGAAGGCGATGTCGCCCGGCTGCTGGCGTCGCCGGGCGGATGCCTGATCGGAGGCACGGCATGGACTGTGACGGGTAAGGAAGTCCCTGCAGGGTCACTGGATCTTCTGGTCATTGACGAGGCAGGCCAGTTCTCGCTGGCCAACACCCTGGCGGTCTCTGTGGCAGCCACGCGGCTGCTCCTGCTGGGCGACCCGCAGCAGCTCCCGCAGGTTACACAGGGCACGCACCCCGAACCCGTGGATGAATCCGCTCTCGGCTGGCTGGCCGCCGGCCACGCTACCCTGCCTTCAAGCCTGGGGTACTTCCTGGCAGACACATGGCGGATGCATCCGCACCTGTGCCGGGCGGTGTCCAATCTCAGCTATGAAGGAAAGCTGCGTTCCGCTGCCGCTGCGGCCCTCCGCGAACTGGAGCAGCTGGCCCCGGGCGTGGAGACGGTCCTGGTCAACCACGCGGGCAACACCACAGCGTCACGGGAGGAGGCGGCGGAAGTTGTGCGCCAAGCCCGCCGCCATCTCGGCCTGAAGTGGACGCCGGGCCCGGACGCTGAGTCACGCCCCCTCGAGCAGCAGGACCTGCTGGTGGTTGCTGCCTATAACGCCCAGGTCCATCTGATCCGTAAGCATTTGGCAGAGGCCGGCCTGCCGGAGGTGCGGGTGGGAACCGTGGACAAATTCCAGGGCCAGGAAGCTCCGGTAGTGCTGGTCTCCATGGCGTGCTCCGCGGTGGCCGAGGCCCCGCGCGGTGCCGAATTCCTGCTCAACCGGAACCGTATCAACGTGTCCGTGTCCCGCGGACAATGGCGTGCCGTGATCATCCGCTCCCCGGAGCTCACCAGCTACATGCCGCACAAGCCCGCGGCGCTGGAGGAACTTGGCGCCTTCATCGGCCTAAGCCCCCGGGAGTAG